The proteins below are encoded in one region of Juglans microcarpa x Juglans regia isolate MS1-56 chromosome 4D, Jm3101_v1.0, whole genome shotgun sequence:
- the LOC121259136 gene encoding purple acid phosphatase 5-like has translation MQFNMSTASCLLTVIFLLLSVVGFCHGGVTSSYVRKAEGSSDLPKEAFPPPPGFNAPEQVHITQGDRGGRGVIISWVTPLMRHPNFVTYWAAEGKLKNYKLTSPAKITSYRYFNYTSGYIHHATIKRLEYDTKYFYEIGIGVCARLFHFRTPPKVGPDVPYTFGIIGDLGQTINSNETLEHYISNPTAQTMLFAGDLSYADDHPYHDNERWDTWGRFIEKSAAYQPWIWTAGNHELDFAPEIQEYAPFKPYMNRYHVPYRSSQSTSPLWYSIKRASAHIIVLSSYSAYGKYTPQYTWLKQELTKVNRAETPWLIVLLHSPWYNSNNYHFMEGESMRVAFESWFVESKVDIVFAGHVHAYERSERISNVRYNITDGLSTPIKDQSAPIYITIGDGGNIEGIANSFTDPQPSYSAFREASFGHATLAIKNRTHAHYTWHRNQDSNAVAADSLWLYNRHYYPVEELGH, from the exons ATGCAGTTCAATATGAGTACTGCATCGTGCTTGCTAACAGTCATATTTCTTCTTCTGAGCGTTGTTGGTTTCTGTCATGGTGGTGTTACCAGTAGTTATGTTAGGAAAGCTGAGGGATCTTCTGACTTGCCGAAAGAAGcttttcctcctcctccagGATTCAATGCACCAGAGCAG GTTCATATAACTCAAGGAGATCGGGGAGGACGGGGTGTGATTATTTCATGGGTTACACCATTAATGCGGCATCCGAATTTTGTGACCTATTGGGCTGCAGAGGGCAAGCTCAAGAATTATAAGCTTACTTCTCCGGCCAAAATCACCTCGTACAGATACTTTAATTATACTTCTGGTTACATTCATCATGCCACCATTAAAAGATTAGAG TATGACACTAAATACTTTTATGAGATTGGGATTGGCGTGTGTGCCCGTCTGTTCCATTTCAGAACTCCTCCCAAAGTAGGGCCAGATGTTCCATACACATTTGGTATTATTG GTGATTTGGGACAGACAATTAATTCTAATGAGACGCTTGAGCATTATATTTCCAACCCGACTGCGCAAACTATGTTGTTTGCGGGTGATCTTTCTTATGCAGATGATCACCCATATCATGACAATGAGAGATGGGACACATGGGGGCGGTTTATTGAGAAGAGTGCTGCGTATCAGCCATGGATTTGGACTGCTGGCAATCATGAACTTGATTTTGCCCCAGAAATT CAAGAATATGCTCCTTTCAAGCCCTATATGAACAGATACCACGTGCCCTACAGATCATCGCAAAGTACATCCCCACTTTGGTATTCCATTAAGCGTGCATCTGCACACATCATTGTCCTCTCTTCTTACTCAGCATATG GTAAATACACTCCTCAATACACTTGGCTCAAACAGGAGCTCACCAAAGTTAATCGAGCTGAAACTCCATGGCTTATAGTTCTTCTTCACTCACCATGGTATAACAGCAACAACTACCATTTTATGGAAGGAGAAAGCATGAGAGTGGCTTTTGAATCCTGGTTTGTTGAAAGCAAAGTTGACATTGTGTTTGCCGGTCATGTTCATGCCTATGAGCGTTCT GAGCGAATATCGAATGTGAGGTACAATATAACAGATGGACTCAGCACGCCAATAAAAGACCAATCTGCACCAATATACATAACAATTGGTGATGGTGGTAATATTGAGGGCATTGCTAACAG TTTTACTGACCCACAACCAAGTTATTCTGCATTCCGGGAAGCAAGCTTTGGGCATGCAACTCTCGCTATAAAGAATAGGACCCATGCCCACTATACTTGGCACCGTAACCAAGATAGTAATGCTGTTGCAGCTGATTCTCTTTGGTTATACAACAGGCACTATTATCCAGTTGAAGAGCTTGGCCATTAA